In one window of Hevea brasiliensis isolate MT/VB/25A 57/8 chromosome 10, ASM3005281v1, whole genome shotgun sequence DNA:
- the LOC110671801 gene encoding vesicle-associated membrane protein 722: MGQQSLIYSFVARGTVILAEFTEFTGNFTSIAAQCLQKLPATNNKFTYNCDGHTFNYLVDNGFTYCVVAVESVGRQVPIAFLERIKEDFTKKYGGGKAATAVANSLNKEFGPKLKEQMQYCVDHPEEVSKLAKVKAQVSEVKGVMMENIEKVLDRGEKIELLVDKTENLRSQAQDFRQQGTKMRRKMWLQNMKIKLIVLGILIALILIIVLSVCGGFKCH, translated from the exons ATGGGGCAGCAATCGTTGATCTACAGCTTCGTGGCGAGAGGGACGGTGATTTTGGCAGAGTTTACGGAGTTCACCGGCAACTTTACAAGCATAGCAGCTCAGTGCCTCCAGAAACTTCCGGCCACCAACAACAAGTTCACATACAATTGTGATGGCCACACCTTCAACTACCTCGTCGATAACGGCTTCA CTTACTGTGTAGTTGCAGTTGAGTCTGTTGGCCGACAGGTTCCAATTGCCTTCCTTGAGCGGATCAAGGAGGATTTCACCAAGAAATATGGTGGAGGAAAAGCTGCAACAGCTGTTGCTAATAGCCTGAACAAGGAATTTGG GCCCAAATTGAAGGAGCAGATGCAATACTGTGTGGATCACCCTGAGGAGGTCAGTAAGCTTGCTAAAGTGAAAGCTCAGGTTTCAGAAGTCAAAGGGGTTATGATGGAAAACATAGAGAAG GTTCTTGACCGTGGAGAGAAAATTGAGCTTCTTGTTGACAAAACTGAAAATCTTCGCTCTCAG GCACAAGATTTCAGACAACAGGGAACCAAGATGAGGAGGAAGATGTGGTTGCAGAACATGAAAATTAAGCTGATAGTGCTGGGTATCTTGATTGCCTTGATTCTCATCATAGTACTGTCCGTTTGTGGTGGCTTCAAATGTCACTAG
- the LOC110671800 gene encoding protein SULFUR DEFICIENCY-INDUCED 1 has translation MEGSSKRINANGSKNEKDLFHVIHKVPCGDGPYVRAKHAQLVEKDLETAIVWFWKAINAGDRVDSALKDMAVVMKQVARTEEAIEAIRSFRRRCSKQAQESLDNVLIDLYKKCGMVEEQIDLLKRKLRLIYQGEAFNGKPTKTARSHGKKFQVSVKQEISRLLGNLGWAYMQKSNFMAAEVVYQKAQMIDPDANKACNLSLCLIKQARFDEAHMVLQNVLEGKLPGSEDCKSRKRAEELLMEVEYRQPPPELKDILGFDLEDDDFVKGLQQMMNEWAPSRSKRLPIFEEISSFRDQIAC, from the exons ATGGAAGGAAGCTCAAAGAGGATTAACGCTAATGGAAGCAAGAACGAGAAGGATCTTTTTCACGTCATTCACAAAGTTCCCTGTGGCGATGGTCCTTATGTTAGAGCCAAGCATGCTCAG CTGGTTGAAAAGGATCTAGAAACGGCAATAGTGTGGTTTTGGAAGGCAATAAATGCAGGGGATAGAGTAGATAGTGCACTAAAGGACATGGCAGTGGTGATGAAACAAGTAGCCAGAACTGAAGAAGCCATAGAAGCTATCAGGTCTTTCAGACGCCGTTGCTCCAAACAAGCTCAAGAATCTCTCGATAATGTCCTCATTGACTTGTACAAG AAATGTGGCATGGTAGAGGAGCAAATAGATTTGCTAAAGAGGAAGCTAAGATTGATTTACCAAGGAGAGGCATTCAATGGAAAACCCACAAAAACTGCTCGCTCTCATGGCAAGAAATTTCAGGTTTCTGTCAAGCAAGAAATCTCCAGATTACTG GGAAACCTGGGCTGGGCCTATATGCAGAAATCAAACTTCATGGCAGCAGAGGTTGTGTATCAGAAAGCCCAAATGATCGACCCAGACGCAAACAAGGCTTGCAATTTGAGCCTTTGTCTGATCAAGCAAGCCCGATTTGACGAGGCTCATATGGTTCTCCAAAATGTCCTGGAAGGTAAACTTCCTGGTTCAGAGGATTGTAAATCCAGGAAAAGAGCTGAAGAATTGCTAATGGAAGTGGAATATAGACAACCCCCACCTGAACTAAAAGATATATTGGGCTTTGATCTTGAAGATGATGATTTTGTGAAGGGGCTTCAGCAAATGATGAATGAATGGGCTCCATCAAGATCAAAAAGGCTGCCCATCTTTGAAGAGATATCTTCATTTAGAGATCAGATAGCATGTTAA